One genomic window of Dermacentor andersoni chromosome 8, qqDerAnde1_hic_scaffold, whole genome shotgun sequence includes the following:
- the LOC126525968 gene encoding uncharacterized protein yields the protein MLKLAIFLGLVATCLGGYVGGLGYGYGHGLGHYGLGYGVGHYGLGYGLGHYGLGYGAGYHGLGYHGLGHYGLGYGYTGLGHVFGGAYAAAPAAVVHHAPAVAVARPVFHAAPVVHAAPVAVAAPVAVARPVVHAAPVAVAAPVAVARTVVHAAPAVAVHHAPAVVAAPAVATVAAAPAVAVGGFGLGYGYGGLGYGHGLSYGLGYHGHGYGLGYGYGLGGYHYGLGGHAYALYKKK from the exons ATGCTG AAGCTTGCCATCTTCCTCGGCCTCGTCGCCACCTGCCTCGGTGGATACGTCGGCGGCCTCGGCTACGGCTACGGCCACGGCCTCGGCCACTACGGCCTAGGCTACGGTGTCGGCCACTACGGTCTCGGCTACGGCCTCGGACACTACGGCCTCGGCTACGGTGCCGGATACCACGGTCTCGGATACCACGGTCTCGGCCACTACGGTCTCGGTTACGGCTACACCGGCCTCGGCCACGTCTTCGGTGGTGCCTACGCCGCCGCTCCGGCCGCCGTCGTCCACCACGCTCCTGCCGTGGCcgtcgctcgtcctgtgttccacGCGGCTCCCGTCGTTCACGCCGCGCCCGTGGCCGTCGCCGCTCCGGTCGCTGTAGCCCGCCCCGTCGTTCACGCCGCCCCCGTGGCAGTGGCCGCTCCGGTCGCTGTAGCCCGCACGGTCGTTCACGCCGCTCCCGCTGTTGCCGTCCACCACGCTCCCGCGGTCGTCGCTGCCCcggccgtcgccaccgtcgccgcTGCTCCCGCTGTCGCCGTTGGAGGCTTCGGCCTCGGCTACGGCTACGGTGGCCTCGGCTACGGACATGGCCTCAGCTACGGTCTCGGATACCACGGCCACGGCTACGGCCTCGGCTACGGCTATGGCCTTGGCGGATACCACTACGGCCTCGGAGGACACGCCTACGCCCTCTACAAGAAGAAGTAA